The Triticum urartu cultivar G1812 unplaced genomic scaffold, Tu2.1 TuUngrouped_contig_6473, whole genome shotgun sequence genome includes a window with the following:
- the LOC125530665 gene encoding 5'-nucleotidase SurE-like, whose amino-acid sequence MRAHPIPLHFPPPLRLEHLPLPPFLRTPLPLPLSLPTPVHLSGETDGRELRQTAADDAPAKPVVLLTCAGGIQSPGLAALVDALVKGGRCDVHVCAPESDKPVCGHSITIRQTVSATSVHFTGAKAFEISGTPVDCISLALSGRLFSWSAPALVISGINTGPNCGYEMFHSSAIAAAREALMCGVPSIAISLNWKKDETKDDDFKDAAGLCLPLIHAALADIEKGTFLKGCLLNVGVPSSPAANKGFKLTKQSIYSPAQSWQAVSTSRPQPAAHFMGMHQSLGIQLAQLGKDASAAGAARRGSTQRKTVEVESVAAAGKQQAREVVKKSFRAEFIEKLHKDLDDDIDVRALENGFISVTPLNVHGHVEPELEAPASDWLSAAVAVSEEKEAPAT is encoded by the exons ATGCGCGCCCACCCCATTCCACTCCATTTTCCTCCTCCGCTTCGCCTGGAACATTTGCCTCTTCCTCCCTTCCTCCGtacccccctccccctccccctctctctcccaaCGCCCGTCCATCTCTCCGGCGAAACCGATGGCCGCGAGCTCAGGCAGACGGCGGCCGATGACGCGCCGGCTAAGCCTGTCGTACTTCTGACCTGCGCCGGCGGGATCCAGTCGCCGGGTCTCGCGGCGCTCGTCGACGCCCTCGTCAAGGGCGGCCGATGCGACGTCCACGTGTGCGCCCCTGAATC GGACAAACCTGTCTGTGGTCACTCCATTACCATCCGGCAGACTGTGTCTGCGACATCCGTCCATTTTACAGGGGCGAAGGCTTTTGAGATATCAG GGACGCCGGTGGATTGTATCTCATTGGCATTATCTGGGAGGCTATTTTCTTGGTCGGCACCTGCTTTG GTGATCAGCGGTATCAATACTGGGCCAAACTGCGGCTATGAGAT GTTCCACTCTTCTGCCATTGCTGCTGCAAGAGAGGCCTTAATGTGTGGGGTACCTTCAATTGCAATCTCATTGAATTG GAAGAAGGATGAAACCAAAGACGATGACTTCAAGGATGCAGCTGGGCTGTGTTTGCCACTGATACATGCTGCCTTGGCAGATATTGAGAAGGGAACTTTCCTCAAAGGGTGCCTGCTGAATGTTGGGGTTCCAAGCTCGCCAGCTGCAAATAAG GGTTTCAAGTTGACCAAGCAAAGCATATACAGTCCTGCTCAAAGCTGGCAAGCTGTGTCGACAAGTAGGCCTCAACCTGCTGCTCACTTCATGGGCATGCATCAAAGCCTTGGTATTCAGCTTGCACAGCTTGGGAAGGATGCTTCTGCAGCA GGAGCTGCACGCAGAGGTAGTACTCAGCGGAAGACAGTTGAGGTCGAGTCTGTTGCAGCTGCAGGGAAGCAACAAGCTCGAGAAGTAGTGAAGAAATCTTTCCGTGCCGAG TTCATTGAGAAGCTGCACAAAGATTTGGATGACGATATCGATGTGAGAGCTTTGGAAAATGGATTT ATATCTGTCACTCCTCTGAATGTGCACGGCCATGTCGAGCCTGAACTCGAAGCTCCAGCGTCAGACTGGCTGTCAGCAGCTGTGGCTGTATCCGAAGAAAAGGAAGCTCCAGCGACCTAA